A window of Glycine soja cultivar W05 chromosome 2, ASM419377v2, whole genome shotgun sequence genomic DNA:
AGTCTATTTGACCTTTTCTTGAGGTATATAAACAAAGAAGAATCTTTGTACGGACAAAAACTGGCCAGCTAGGGAATATTGGAACGTTGTTCAGGACAAAGTACAAGATCTACACCAAGGGTACGTTGTTTTGAACAAGCAAAGCGTAGCTGTGAGTTAATATATGAAAGCTGTGATATTCACTGGGTTGAGCTTGAACCCACTGAAGATCCTACAAGCaacaagagaataaaataaagttgggTATCAGACCTAGTTGATAGGGGGCTGGCTCTCATATACGTTCTTAGGATCAGAACCACAAAGCCAAAATTTACTGTTAATTGATATCAAGAGCTTGGTCGTGTCCATTTGCTCAACCACGCGATATATGCATCGTACATCTATTTATATATCAacatgtgttgttttctttggtAAGTCCTATATAATATACTTGTTCGATCATTTACAATTTTGTAACGTTTTAAGATACTGATTCTCCTATATCTATGCTCAGCTTCTTGGTCCTGCTCTATTCTGTGGTTCCTGAGGAGACAAATCATTGAAATTATGCTTCATTGTAGCAATATTTGCAAGCCTAGCCAACTTGTACCTTTCACACACATGTACGCTTCATACATGCTTAAGTTCTTATAAAAGGAGCATGCATTGTGCTTCCTCTCTGCCCATATCATCAAGAGTACTCTTTCTTGGACTCTAGTAGTTCTCTTAATTTCCACTACATTTGAAACCTTAGACCATATACTCTTAATATCAATCGAGTCACCTTATATAACCATTAGATATGGCATCAAGCTCAATGTCAGCTACTGGATCATGGAGTGCTAAGGACAACAAGGCCTTTGAAAGGGCTTTAGCTGTTTATGACAAGGACACCCCGGACCGTTGGAAAGATGTTGCCCGTGCTGTTGGCGGGAAAACTCCTGATGAAGTGAAGAGCCACTATGAGCTCCTCCTCAGAGACATTAGCCAAATTGAATCAGGCAAAGTGCCATACCCAAATTACAAGAAAAGTGCAGAGCATGATGAAGAGGAGAAAAGGTACTGCATGTTCCAACTACACCATTATAAATCTACGAATAATTAGCTTTATACATTgaccgatatatatatatatatatatatatcacattccCCATAAGCTTCTTACTAAAGAAATGTAATCTTTATTTCTCTTCATATACAAATATCTTAGGTGCACGTTAAACTCTTACGGTTCAATCAAAAAGGAAATTGAAGTTATCGTTGCAGTAGTTAATTATATACCTACTAACTCAGcaa
This region includes:
- the LOC114371252 gene encoding protein RADIALIS-like 3 codes for the protein MASSSMSATGSWSAKDNKAFERALAVYDKDTPDRWKDVARAVGGKTPDEVKSHYELLLRDISQIESGKVPYPNYKKSAEHDEEEKRMRNLKIQ